A single region of the Xiphias gladius isolate SHS-SW01 ecotype Sanya breed wild chromosome 17, ASM1685928v1, whole genome shotgun sequence genome encodes:
- the sra1 gene encoding steroid receptor RNA activator 1 isoform X2, whose amino-acid sequence MEDMYIKPGNQERGWNDPPQFSYGLQMARGQQRNSLSKRAAPPVSGAGAPPPIPPSSNPLAPPPCRVAPPPPHPAPPPPGCMATPPPPTGPMRSQREADSSQSESEPDVEAVVLVLNRALAACTQTVKAQVCNDVAKRLRLLEDGWRSGRLSLPVRRRMDTLAQELQSGQWDAADEVHRSLMVDHVTEVSQWMVGVKRLIAETRKLSPELLEPFQKPAEPVQDPAEPVQDPAEPVQDPAEPVQDPASQS is encoded by the exons GTAACCAGGAGCGGGGTTGGAACGACCCCCCTCAGTTCTCGTACGGCCTTCAGATGGCCCGCGGACAACAGAGGAACTCCCTGAGCAAGAGAGCAGCGCCACCTGTTTCAG GTGCAGGAGCTCCGCCCcctatccctccctcctccaacCCTCTGGCCCCACCCCCGTGTCGTGTAGCCCCGCCCCCTCCACACCCAG ctcctcctccacctggcTGCATGGCCACACCCCCGCCTCCTACAGGACCGATGAGAAGTCAGAGAGAGGCtgacagcagccaatcagagagtgAGCCTGATGTGGAGGCCGTAGTGTTGGTGTTGAACCGAGCGCTGGCTGCCTGCACACAGACTGTTAAA GCTCAAGTGTGTAATGATGTGGCAAAGAGACTCCGCCTCCTGGAGGACGGCTGGAGGTCAGGTAGACTAAGCCTACCTGTCAGGAGACGCATGGACACCCTGGCTCAAG AGTTGCAATCAGGTCAGTGGGACGCAGCTGATGAGGTCCATCGCTCACTGATGGTCGATCATGTGACCGAGGTCAGCCAATGGATGGTCGGCGTCAAACGACTCATCGCTGAGACCCGAAAGCTGAGCCCAGAACTCCTAGAACCATTTCAGAAACCTGCGGAACCAGTCCAGGACCCAGCGGAACCAGTCCAGGACCCAGCGGAACCAGTCCAGGACCCAGCGGAACCAGTCCAGGATCCAGCGTCCCAGTCCTGA
- the sra1 gene encoding steroid receptor RNA activator 1 isoform X3, with protein MARGQQRNSLSKRAAPPVSGAGAPPPIPPSSNPLAPPPCRVAPPPPHPAPPPPGCMATPPPPTGPMRSQREADSSQSESEPDVEAVVLVLNRALAACTQTVKAQVCNDVAKRLRLLEDGWRSGRLSLPVRRRMDTLAQELQSGQWDAADEVHRSLMVDHVTEVSQWMVGVKRLIAETRKLSPELLEPFQKPAEPVQDPAEPVQDPAEPVQDPAEPVQDPASQS; from the exons ATGGCCCGCGGACAACAGAGGAACTCCCTGAGCAAGAGAGCAGCGCCACCTGTTTCAG GTGCAGGAGCTCCGCCCcctatccctccctcctccaacCCTCTGGCCCCACCCCCGTGTCGTGTAGCCCCGCCCCCTCCACACCCAG ctcctcctccacctggcTGCATGGCCACACCCCCGCCTCCTACAGGACCGATGAGAAGTCAGAGAGAGGCtgacagcagccaatcagagagtgAGCCTGATGTGGAGGCCGTAGTGTTGGTGTTGAACCGAGCGCTGGCTGCCTGCACACAGACTGTTAAA GCTCAAGTGTGTAATGATGTGGCAAAGAGACTCCGCCTCCTGGAGGACGGCTGGAGGTCAGGTAGACTAAGCCTACCTGTCAGGAGACGCATGGACACCCTGGCTCAAG AGTTGCAATCAGGTCAGTGGGACGCAGCTGATGAGGTCCATCGCTCACTGATGGTCGATCATGTGACCGAGGTCAGCCAATGGATGGTCGGCGTCAAACGACTCATCGCTGAGACCCGAAAGCTGAGCCCAGAACTCCTAGAACCATTTCAGAAACCTGCGGAACCAGTCCAGGACCCAGCGGAACCAGTCCAGGACCCAGCGGAACCAGTCCAGGACCCAGCGGAACCAGTCCAGGATCCAGCGTCCCAGTCCTGA
- the sra1 gene encoding steroid receptor RNA activator 1 isoform X1 — protein sequence MLNSQRFPRTGNQERGWNDPPQFSYGLQMARGQQRNSLSKRAAPPVSGAGAPPPIPPSSNPLAPPPCRVAPPPPHPAPPPPGCMATPPPPTGPMRSQREADSSQSESEPDVEAVVLVLNRALAACTQTVKAQVCNDVAKRLRLLEDGWRSGRLSLPVRRRMDTLAQELQSGQWDAADEVHRSLMVDHVTEVSQWMVGVKRLIAETRKLSPELLEPFQKPAEPVQDPAEPVQDPAEPVQDPAEPVQDPASQS from the exons GTAACCAGGAGCGGGGTTGGAACGACCCCCCTCAGTTCTCGTACGGCCTTCAGATGGCCCGCGGACAACAGAGGAACTCCCTGAGCAAGAGAGCAGCGCCACCTGTTTCAG GTGCAGGAGCTCCGCCCcctatccctccctcctccaacCCTCTGGCCCCACCCCCGTGTCGTGTAGCCCCGCCCCCTCCACACCCAG ctcctcctccacctggcTGCATGGCCACACCCCCGCCTCCTACAGGACCGATGAGAAGTCAGAGAGAGGCtgacagcagccaatcagagagtgAGCCTGATGTGGAGGCCGTAGTGTTGGTGTTGAACCGAGCGCTGGCTGCCTGCACACAGACTGTTAAA GCTCAAGTGTGTAATGATGTGGCAAAGAGACTCCGCCTCCTGGAGGACGGCTGGAGGTCAGGTAGACTAAGCCTACCTGTCAGGAGACGCATGGACACCCTGGCTCAAG AGTTGCAATCAGGTCAGTGGGACGCAGCTGATGAGGTCCATCGCTCACTGATGGTCGATCATGTGACCGAGGTCAGCCAATGGATGGTCGGCGTCAAACGACTCATCGCTGAGACCCGAAAGCTGAGCCCAGAACTCCTAGAACCATTTCAGAAACCTGCGGAACCAGTCCAGGACCCAGCGGAACCAGTCCAGGACCCAGCGGAACCAGTCCAGGACCCAGCGGAACCAGTCCAGGATCCAGCGTCCCAGTCCTGA